The Acidobacteriota bacterium genome contains the following window.
GGCCGATTCCTTCGTCGAAGAAAGCAATATCACCCAAAGTATCTACTCCCTCCGAAAAGTTCTTGACCGAAATGGCGCGAAATCTATGATCGAGACCGTACCTAAGCGCGGGTACCGTATGGCGGTTCCGGTCGAAGGCGTTCTCGACAGGCGTTTACCGGTTGAGCCCGCAACCGATGATCGACCTTCCGGTCGAAGCTATCGGCCATTAGCGATAGCCTTGGGGTTGGTCTTGCTCGCAGTTTTTGCAGCGTCGGGCTTTATCGCATCGCGATATTTCAGCCCGGGGCGTTCCGCACCAGTCGAATCGGTAAAATTTGAGAAACTTACTTTCTCAGGCGATATCACTTTCCCGATAATCGCGCCGGATGGCAAAGCATTTGCGTTTGTGCGGGAAAACGCCATCTATCTTCAGGATGTTGCCAATGGGAGCAGCGTAAAACTTTCGATCGCTGATCACCAAAAATTTGGTAATCTCCAGTTCTCCTATGATGGCGAGTCCATCTATTTTCGCGACGAGGACAGTTTCGATGCCAGCGGCAATCTTTATCAGGTATCAAGGTTTGGCGGCCAGGCAAAACTCGTTGCTGAACGCGTTTGGAGCACCGTAGGTTTTTCTCCGGACGGAGAGCGAATGGCGTTTGTACGGTTTTTTCCGACGCAAGGCGAGTGGGCTCTGATCGTGAGGGCGACGGCTGGCGGCGAGGAGCAAAAGCTTTTCACCCGAAATCTTCCGTTCAGCATCTTCCGAACCGGCTTTCCCTCGTGGTCGCAGGACGGAAAACGAATCGCGATCATAGAGCAATCGCCAAATCAACGGAATACATCGAGCCTTGTCCTCGTTGATGCATCGAGCGGAAGTGCCGAAACGGTTCCGACACCCGATCTTGTTCAGATCGAGCAGGTTGCATGGCTTCCCAGTGATTCCTCAATGCTGATTACCGGGCGCGAGAATAATCGTTTCTTTCAACTGTGGAAGCTGAGTTTGTCTGACCGGGCACTTCAGCGGATCACCAACGATCTCAATAATTACCGGACTCTATCGGTCTCCCTTGATGGGCAAAAAATGATCGCCCGCCAGTTCTCCGTTTACTCTCACATCTGGACACTGCAAGGCACAAACCTGGACGAGCAGAAACAGATCACATTCGGCAATCTCAACCGTGACGGCACCTCCGGGATGAATTGGGCACCGGACGGCCGCATTATCTACGCTACGCGGATCACCGGCAATATCGATCTCTGGTCGCTCCGGCCCGAGGATGGTGTGCGAAAGGCGTTGACCGAGAATGTGGGCCCCAGCAATGAAAATCCATTCGTGACGGCTGATGGAAAGTACGTATTCTTCGAGTCGTCACGCACCGGTAAGCGCCGAATTTGGCGGATCGACAGCGATGGCTCGAACCCGGCGCAGGTATCGCCGGATGACGACAACGCAGACTTCCTACCAGTCGTCTCGCACGATGGCATCGTCGTCTACTACATTCAGCGAAATCCCAAAGGAAATGTTCTGTGGCGACAGTCACTCGCCGACGGCAGGCGGGAGATGTTGACCGAGCAGGGAAAACTCGCACCGGGTAGTTTTCTTTCGCTGTCGCCGGATGGGCGTTATCTGGCCTTCAAGAGTCAGAAGGAAGAGAATGATACTGATACCGCGGACATCGCCCTTCTCGATCTAGCAAGGTCCGCAGAGCCACGAATTATAAACATCAAAACTCAAAATCCAACCATCGAATTCTCGGATGGTGGCCTCAGTTTTGACTATGTTGATAATCAACCTGACGCTGCGCGGCTGTGGCGTCAGTCGTTCGCCACAGGCGAACGCCGCCTACTCCTAGAATTGCCAAAGGAGCGGATCTTTTCATTCGCATGGAACCGTGACGGCAAAACGCTCGCCCTCGGCCGAGGCCGCCAGCAAAATGACGGCATGCTGTTGACCGGCTTCTAGACCATCTTTAAAGATCATTCTTCGTCGTCAAGGTTCATCTCGGAGATCTTGAGATCTGCATCAAACGCAAGACGCCAAAGGAATAGCCGCCGTCCGGCGGCCGCACGATAAAGATAATAATCTTTCCCATCGGTTCTCTCTATACCGACAAGTTCCACGCTCCTCGTCGCGCCGAAAGACGCGATTCGGTTGTTGGCTTCTTTAGCCCGTTGGGTCGAAAGGTTTTGAATAAGCTGTTTGGTCATCAAGGGGCCGTCAGGCTTGTTCGAAAGCCTTGCGACCAAAGCATCCAAAACTTTCCTCGCCCGCACCGTGTCAGGGTTAGCAACTAGTTTCATGGCCCGGATCGATATTGACGGCATATAGAGTTTTGCAACGCCCGCGGCAATCGCACCGCCGACTCCGTTTTCGCCGATGTTTGTGAGGGCGATCACGATCGTGTCGGCATCGGGATACCGAAAATGCGCCGATCCGAATCCGGCGGTTTGACCGGTATGGCCAATAAGACGATGCGAGCGTATCTCAGAGATACGCCAGCCAAAACCGTACGGCGATTCCTTGCCGCTGTTAAAAACGAACTTCTTCCACCATTCGGTGCGGCTCGACTGCTTTAGGAAAGATTCACTGCCAACAGCCTTGCTCCATTTGACCATGTCGCCGATCGTAGAGACGATCGAGCCGGCTCCGGTGAGATCTGTGAGGCTTGCGTCGCGGCCGGCGAGGTGGTCCCGTTCCCATTCGTAGCCGTTCGCACGGTATTTCACAATGAACTGCGGGTCTCGGTCGGTAGTTTTCGTCATTCCCAGCGGCCCGAAGATGCGTTTTCGCATGAACTCGATGTACTTCATCCCTGACCTTGCCTCGACGATAAAGGCGAGCAGATTGAAACCACTGTTGCTGTATATGTTGCGTTCGCCGGGCGTGAATTCAAGCGGGTGTGTGGCAAGCTTGGCGATGAACTGATCGGCGGTCAGCCTTCGCGAAAGCTCAAATCCGTCGAGGCTTGTGTAGCTTTTTATACCGGATGAATGCGTGAGCAAATTTCTTACCGTCACGTCTTTCCATGCATACGGCGTGTTTGGCAGACATGCCGAGATTCGCTCATCGAGCTTAACCTTTCCATCCTCGACCAAGAGCAAAATCGCAGCCGCGGTCATCTGTTTTGAGACAGAACCGATCTCAAAAACGGTATCGACGGTGACCGGAGCGTCAAACTCTACGCTTGCCATGCCGTAGCCTTTCATTTTAATTACCCTACCTTTTATAATGACGGCAAACGCGGCACCGGGAACGTGCCGTTCCGTCATTTGAGCTCGAACATAGTCATCGACCTTGTCGGCTAGTGCCGCGACAGGACACAGGATAAAAATCAGCAAGCAGCCAAATAGAAATCTATGTGTAGTTCGTTTGGGTGTTTTTACTCGTATTTTCATAGCATCAAAAAAATCCCTTGAAATTCGCCAAAAAGCTATTAAAATGCCCTCATGGATACCGACATTCTCATCATCGGAGCCGGGCCGACGGGCTTGGCGCTTGCTTGCCAGTTGATCCGGTATGGCGTCGATTTCGTCATAATTGATACCAAAGATACGACTACGCCGTTTTCGCGGGCCATCGGTGTTCAGGCACGGACGCTTGAGATCTATGAGCAGATCGGCCTTGCCGATAAACTGATCGCACTTGGCAAGCCGGCGGAAAAGGTTCGAATGATCGCCGGCGGCGAGGTTCGCGGCGAAGCGGTGCTCAAAGATATCGGAGCCGGGATGAGCGCCTACCCATTTATGCTTGTCGTCGAGCAGGGCCAACATGAAAAGCTTCTTTACGATCATATCGTTGCCGAGGGCCGCAAGGTGCACTGGAACCAGCATCTCACGTCGTTTACGCAGGATGATTCCCGAGTAGCTGCCATAATTGCCAATGCGGATGGCACCGAGCAAATTATCAAAGCCAAATACCTCGTGGGCTGCGACGGAGCGAAAAGCCTGGTCCGTCACCAGCTTGGCCTGACGTTTGAAGGCGAAACGGTCGACCGCTTGTTCTACGTCGCGGATGTCCAGATAGACTGGGAATATCCGCATGATGCCCTCCAGGTCTGCCTTGCAACGCATACGCTCACCGCCTTTTTCCCGATGGTCGGCGACAACCGCTACCGCATCGTCGGCACTTTTCCGGAAGGGCACGATATAGACGCAGGCGAAATTCTATTCGAAGAGATCGAACGCCAGATCGAGGCGGACACGGAGCTGAGATTGGATATCAGCCATGTGAATTGGTTTTCCGTTTACAAGGTACATTCCCGAGCAGTAAATGCTTTCTCGAAAGGCCGATGCTTTGTCGCGGGCGATGCCGCACACATTCACACTCCGGCCGGCGGTCAGGGAATGAACACTGGGATACAAGACGGTTACAACCTTGCCTGGAAACTTGCCCTGGCCTGTAAATCTAGAGCTGGCGAGAAGCTGCTTGATACCTACAACGAAGAACGTCTGCCAAATGCTCAGCGTTTGTTGCGGACGACTGACAGAATGTTCGAACTCGGTTCGAGCGACGAGTGGTTCACGTCGTTTGTGCGGACGCACATTTTTCCGCATGTTCTGGGGCTCGCCCTTAGTTTCGACGCGGTCAAGAAGATGATCTTTCCGCTGGTTTCGCAGATCGGGATCAGCTATCGCCAAAGCTCGCTGAGCTCAGATCATGCAGACTTCCAGGTAAAGGCGGGCGATCGAATGCCGTGGTTCGAGATAGATGGATGCAGCATCTATGACCGTTTGCGGGATCCAAAGTTCCATCTTCTACTCTTTCTTGATGGCGAAACGGAAGTCCCGCCGCTGCCGAAGGAAATGATGGAATCATGGAGCGGTCTCGCCGATACGTCGATCATTCCGCTCGATGACAAGGTCAAAGAGGCGTTCGGAACCGACGAACCGTTTTTCGTCCTGCTCAGGCCGGACAATTACATCGGGCTTATCTCTGCCGAGTTTTCACCGGATCTAATTGTCAAATATCTAAATAACCTTAGCTAGCCGATCGGATCTCCCGGCGGTGTTGCGAGCGGCGTTGTCTGTTTACGCGGTGCGTCGGGCCTCGTCAGGAAGCGGTCGATGTCGTCTGCCATTGCACGGTTATGTGCGGCTGCATCGCCTATCGCTGGTGTCCGCTTTAGCGTCGCGAGCAGGCCGCGAAGAGCTTCGACGGCGACAGAGCGAACCTGCGGCTGGGCATTTCCGTTTGCCGCGAGATCCATTAAACGCGAGACCGTCAGGCTCTGGATCGCACGAGCAATGGCTGTCTGCCGACTGTCGGGTTGCGGCTTCCATGCCATTTTAATTATTGCGTCGACCACTTCGCGGAAGTGCGGATTAGCCTTATCTCTTGAATTAAAATCGACCATTCTCGCCGCCCGGTTCGGTTCCAGCAAGCCGCTGATAGCGACATCCGCAGCTATCTCTGCGGCTCCGATCGGGTCAAAGGTCGGGTTAGTCCGCTTGGCAAACAACTCCGAGCGGCCCGAGCGATAGCCGTATGCGGTCGGCGGGATGAGTTTGAGAATGTTATCCGGAATGACGAGTCCCGCCGGGTCGATCGTGTTTAGAACTACGTTCAGGGCTTCGCGTTGCCGATCGGCGGGGACGATGTCGTTGTATTTTGCCGGGATCGGGCCGTTGCCGGTTCGCATCGCGAACGAGTAATAAACTCCACCGAGCGTTTTGATCGCCGCCGTTAGTTGATAACGATGGTGCAGATAGAGCGGCAGGAATTTGTTCTCAAGCTCGGATAGGGGCGTGCCGGTCGGGATATTCTGAATCCCGAATTGATTAATACCGATACGGCGGACCTGCATTTCGTGTTTAAGCATCGCGACCGGATCCGGGCCGTTGTCCCAGAGGTTTGCCAGCGGATTCGCTCCGCCCGCAGGCCGGGCGTCCTGGTCGCCGAGGAAGAGCATGCCGTTCGCCACGCCTTCGTTCACTATCTTATCGAGCTCGGCGTCCTCATTGGCTCCGGGAGCAAACTGGGAGTATGCATAACGCACCTGAAACTTATCGAACGCTCCAATGCCGACTGCGTAGGCATTGGAGAAATCCAGCTTGCCGTTCTTGATCTCGACCATCGGTGCCGGATAGTCCATCACCGAAGCACGGCTGTATGTACTCGCGGCGAAATTGTGGGTAAACCCGAGCGTATGCCCGACCTCATGAGCAGAGAGCTGCCGAATTCGTGCATATGACATTGCTGTTACCTCAGCTGCCGAACCATCAGCGGAGAGATAATCGACATCCGGCATTAATCCGAACTCGCAGGCCATACTTGACTTATATTGCGGCGACATTCCGGCACCGAGCAGGAAATCCTGCCGTGCCCGCTGCGAGTCGAGCGTCACGTCGCCCTTCAAGACCTCGCCTGTTCGCGGATCGACCACGCTGTCGCCGATCGACCAGCCGCGGGTCGATCGGTGGACCCAGTTGATCACGTTGTAGCGAATGTCCATCGGATCGGCGTCCGGCGGCAGGACCTTGACCTGAAACGCATTGCGAAAACCCGCCGCCTCGTAAGCCTGATTCCACCACGAAGCTCCCTCTATCAGCGCGTCCTGAATTGCCTTCGGCGCGCCGTTATCGACGTAATAGATGATCGGTTTTACAGGATCGCTGACGGCTGCGTTCGGATCTTTTTTCTCGAGGCGGTGACGCTGGATCCAGCGTTTTTCTAGGTCCTCGTTAATGTCCGTACCGTAATCGTAAAAGCTGATCGAGATGCCGCCGGTCCGCGGGTCGAATTTGCGTGGGCGGTATTTCTCGTCGGGCAGCTCAACGAACGAGTGGCGTTCGCGGACAGTCACATGCTTGGCGGTCGGCGTGACCTGGCCGACGAGGTTGCTGGTGTCGCCGCCGGCGGTCAATGTGATCGTCGCCTCGACTTCGGTATTTTTCGGAAAGCCCTTGGTATTCGGCAGATAGAGAGCACTGCGGCTTTCGTCAAAATTGTAGTTACCCTGGCGAGACTGATTGATGCGTTCGCCGACGCCGTGGGCATCGCGGATGAGGAAGTTGGTTGCATCGACCAGGATCTTGTCACCTTCGGATGCCTCGACTCGAAAGCCCCAGATCACGGACTTTGCAAACGATTCCTCGACTGATTTTCGCTGTGCGGGGTCGCCACCGAGGGCGCGGAACTCGTAGTTTGGCTGCACCAGCAAAACCTTGTTCCCGGCCCGCTCGAATGTCACGACCTTCGTCGTCCCTAACTGCCCGCGGTCGAGCCCGAGCGGGTTCGAACCTACGCCGGTCGGCAGGCTGACGAGATAGAGAAACTCCTTGTTAAACCGCGAGATCTCAATATATATCTTGCCCGCGTCCGCGTCGATATAGAGCGGCATAAAGCCGTCGATCTTTTGCAGCTTTTCGATTACGGACGAGATGGTTTTTCGGGCCGGAGCCTGCGCAGAGACGAGCTGAGCGATAGAGACGAGGAGGCAAAACGCGATCAGGAATCGTTTCATAAAATTGGTTTTTTGCTTAAGAACTTATGCGTGAATCTAGCACTATTACGGCGCGAATATCAAGATTGTTTACGCGAGTCGGGCTTAAATAATGAAGCTCCCGTGTTTACTGGGTTTGGTAGAGTAATTTGCATGGTGTGGTCGAATTGGTTTGTGAGATTGGTAGAGGTATTTACGAGATTGGTCAAACGTTTTTCAGCCAGATATCGCGGTTTCTCTCAGCAGATCCGCGTTTTGCCCGCGTGAGGCGAAATCAGGTCACTTTTTTCTGAGTGTCACGACGAGCGCATCGCTTACTTTTCGTTCGCCTTCTTTGTCGGACGGATGATTGACAACTTTGCCGTCGACGAACATCGTGGTCGAGCCGCCGCCGTCGAGATTCATCGCGTCGGTCGCCCCGAGGCTCAGCAGATATTCCGCCAGATCCTGCAGCCCGATGCCACCACTCGACTCGCTCCGGCCATCGACGGTGATCATAAGGAATTTCCCGTCTTTGAGTTTTGCGACTGCGGTTCGCGGATGGCGGGTT
Protein-coding sequences here:
- a CDS encoding PD40 domain-containing protein, whose translation is MDTADKNWFQFGEFRLEIEEKVLRRDGEIVPLQARVFEVLRMLVERRGGVVSKDELMETIWADSFVEESNITQSIYSLRKVLDRNGAKSMIETVPKRGYRMAVPVEGVLDRRLPVEPATDDRPSGRSYRPLAIALGLVLLAVFAASGFIASRYFSPGRSAPVESVKFEKLTFSGDITFPIIAPDGKAFAFVRENAIYLQDVANGSSVKLSIADHQKFGNLQFSYDGESIYFRDEDSFDASGNLYQVSRFGGQAKLVAERVWSTVGFSPDGERMAFVRFFPTQGEWALIVRATAGGEEQKLFTRNLPFSIFRTGFPSWSQDGKRIAIIEQSPNQRNTSSLVLVDASSGSAETVPTPDLVQIEQVAWLPSDSSMLITGRENNRFFQLWKLSLSDRALQRITNDLNNYRTLSVSLDGQKMIARQFSVYSHIWTLQGTNLDEQKQITFGNLNRDGTSGMNWAPDGRIIYATRITGNIDLWSLRPEDGVRKALTENVGPSNENPFVTADGKYVFFESSRTGKRRIWRIDSDGSNPAQVSPDDDNADFLPVVSHDGIVVYYIQRNPKGNVLWRQSLADGRREMLTEQGKLAPGSFLSLSPDGRYLAFKSQKEENDTDTADIALLDLARSAEPRIINIKTQNPTIEFSDGGLSFDYVDNQPDAARLWRQSFATGERRLLLELPKERIFSFAWNRDGKTLALGRGRQQNDGMLLTGF
- a CDS encoding beta-lactamase family protein, whose protein sequence is MLIFILCPVAALADKVDDYVRAQMTERHVPGAAFAVIIKGRVIKMKGYGMASVEFDAPVTVDTVFEIGSVSKQMTAAAILLLVEDGKVKLDERISACLPNTPYAWKDVTVRNLLTHSSGIKSYTSLDGFELSRRLTADQFIAKLATHPLEFTPGERNIYSNSGFNLLAFIVEARSGMKYIEFMRKRIFGPLGMTKTTDRDPQFIVKYRANGYEWERDHLAGRDASLTDLTGAGSIVSTIGDMVKWSKAVGSESFLKQSSRTEWWKKFVFNSGKESPYGFGWRISEIRSHRLIGHTGQTAGFGSAHFRYPDADTIVIALTNIGENGVGGAIAAGVAKLYMPSISIRAMKLVANPDTVRARKVLDALVARLSNKPDGPLMTKQLIQNLSTQRAKEANNRIASFGATRSVELVGIERTDGKDYYLYRAAAGRRLFLWRLAFDADLKISEMNLDDEE
- a CDS encoding FAD-dependent monooxygenase, whose protein sequence is MDTDILIIGAGPTGLALACQLIRYGVDFVIIDTKDTTTPFSRAIGVQARTLEIYEQIGLADKLIALGKPAEKVRMIAGGEVRGEAVLKDIGAGMSAYPFMLVVEQGQHEKLLYDHIVAEGRKVHWNQHLTSFTQDDSRVAAIIANADGTEQIIKAKYLVGCDGAKSLVRHQLGLTFEGETVDRLFYVADVQIDWEYPHDALQVCLATHTLTAFFPMVGDNRYRIVGTFPEGHDIDAGEILFEEIERQIEADTELRLDISHVNWFSVYKVHSRAVNAFSKGRCFVAGDAAHIHTPAGGQGMNTGIQDGYNLAWKLALACKSRAGEKLLDTYNEERLPNAQRLLRTTDRMFELGSSDEWFTSFVRTHIFPHVLGLALSFDAVKKMIFPLVSQIGISYRQSSLSSDHADFQVKAGDRMPWFEIDGCSIYDRLRDPKFHLLLFLDGETEVPPLPKEMMESWSGLADTSIIPLDDKVKEAFGTDEPFFVLLRPDNYIGLISAEFSPDLIVKYLNNLS
- a CDS encoding zinc-dependent metalloprotease, which codes for MKRFLIAFCLLVSIAQLVSAQAPARKTISSVIEKLQKIDGFMPLYIDADAGKIYIEISRFNKEFLYLVSLPTGVGSNPLGLDRGQLGTTKVVTFERAGNKVLLVQPNYEFRALGGDPAQRKSVEESFAKSVIWGFRVEASEGDKILVDATNFLIRDAHGVGERINQSRQGNYNFDESRSALYLPNTKGFPKNTEVEATITLTAGGDTSNLVGQVTPTAKHVTVRERHSFVELPDEKYRPRKFDPRTGGISISFYDYGTDINEDLEKRWIQRHRLEKKDPNAAVSDPVKPIIYYVDNGAPKAIQDALIEGASWWNQAYEAAGFRNAFQVKVLPPDADPMDIRYNVINWVHRSTRGWSIGDSVVDPRTGEVLKGDVTLDSQRARQDFLLGAGMSPQYKSSMACEFGLMPDVDYLSADGSAAEVTAMSYARIRQLSAHEVGHTLGFTHNFAASTYSRASVMDYPAPMVEIKNGKLDFSNAYAVGIGAFDKFQVRYAYSQFAPGANEDAELDKIVNEGVANGMLFLGDQDARPAGGANPLANLWDNGPDPVAMLKHEMQVRRIGINQFGIQNIPTGTPLSELENKFLPLYLHHRYQLTAAIKTLGGVYYSFAMRTGNGPIPAKYNDIVPADRQREALNVVLNTIDPAGLVIPDNILKLIPPTAYGYRSGRSELFAKRTNPTFDPIGAAEIAADVAISGLLEPNRAARMVDFNSRDKANPHFREVVDAIIKMAWKPQPDSRQTAIARAIQSLTVSRLMDLAANGNAQPQVRSVAVEALRGLLATLKRTPAIGDAAAHNRAMADDIDRFLTRPDAPRKQTTPLATPPGDPIG